One Lachancea thermotolerans CBS 6340 chromosome F complete sequence DNA window includes the following coding sequences:
- the GCD2 gene encoding translation initiation factor eIF2B subunit delta (similar to uniprot|P12754 Saccharomyces cerevisiae YGR083C GCD2 Delta subunit of the translation initiation factor eIF2B the guanine-nucleotide exchange factor for eIF2 activity subsequently regulated by phosphorylated eIF2 first identified as a negative regulator of GCN4 expression), producing MSEQNSQAPPSSPKEVPSSGSSGSSTSATTTSSATTEGKAPLSNKELKELKKKEKAAKRSAKKEASGISIEKQQQQAQQKREKKQVQRDQQQNGGSKKGKVAVPAPVAKRSTLYGHLETTEERRASLLAVTSAISSSQASKITAAGLMLPSVASVLSGSHVPTNSAIAPAMSASTSQTHGLSSAPEPSVTETAQLLASMSVDDEFSLVPGTSSVIPQSLLKTLSFPQLSSSVKELITNRDLLHPAIAQLTSDIAGYKIVGSIPRCLAMLEAFQVAITDYKTPEGTTLCRNLTSYLSHQIDFLKKARPLSVTMGNAIRWLKQEISLIDLATPEAEAKEDLCEKIAQFAREKIELADQLIIENASQHISNGSTILTYGCSKVLCDFFLYNATELGKDFQVIVVDSRPLFEGRKMTDILRNHGLKVMYVLITSLGTVFNMHIDYVFLGAHSILSNGFLYSRVGTAMLAMSAKRRNIPVLVCCESLKFSQRVQLDSVTSNELADPNDLVVIDSNNPVKRRSNKGFLLQQFIKEREIEIANSTQDQKKSGKGPASSPPVSKTFEENKPILADWQTSPKLNIFNIMYDLTPPEYIKKVITEFGALPPSSVPVILREYKGSA from the coding sequence ATGAGCGAGCAGAACTCCCAGGCACCACCCTCATCACCTAAGGAGGTACCTTCGTCGGGCAGCAGCGGTAGTAGTACCTCCGCAACCACTACGAGCTCAGCGACTACTGAAGGCAAAGCACCACTATCCAACAAAGAGCTAAAAGAactaaagaaaaaggagaaGGCTGCTAAAAGATCGGCTAAAAAAGAGGCGAGTGGTATTTCTATTGAaaagcaacagcagcaggctcaACAGAAGCGggagaagaagcaggtCCAAAGAGACCAACAACAAAATGGCGGGAGTAAAAAGGGCAAAGTCGCTGTTCCCGCTCCCGTGGCAAAGCGTTCAACTCTGTACGGCCACCTAGAGACCACCGAAGAGAGACGTGCTTCGCTACTGGCAGTAACAAGCGCCATTAGTTCAAGCCAGGCTTCCAAAATAACAGCTGCTGGACTGATGCTGCCTAGCGTAGCAAGCGTACTGTCTGGGTCTCATGTGCCCACTAATTCTGCGATTGCGCCCGCTATGTCTGCAAGCACTTCCCAGACTCATGGCCTATCATCCGCACCCGAGCCCTCAGTCACAGAAACAGCCCAATTGCTGGCTTCAATGTCAGTGGATGACGAGTTTTCGTTGGTTCCTGGTACTTCGTCAGTTATACCGCAAAGCCTGCTGAAGACGTTGAGCTTCCCCCAACTGAGTTCATCCGTTAAGGAGCTAATTACCAACAGAGACCTGCTGCATCCTGCCATCGCACAGCTGACTTCAGATATTGCTGGTTATAAGATTGTGGGATCGATTCCTCGTTGCTTGGCGATGCTTGAAGCGTTCCAGGTTGCCATCACTGATTACAAAACACCCGAAGGTACCACTTTGTGCCGCAACTTGACAAGTTACTTATCCCATCAAAttgatttcttgaaaaaagcgAGGCCTCTGAGTGTCACAATGGGGAATGCCATTCGTTGGCTAAAGCaagaaatttctttgattgACTTAGCTACTCCAGAAGCAGAGGCTAAAGAAGACCTTTGTGAAAAGATTGCACAGTTCGCGAGAGAGAAGATTGAACTTGCTGATCAGTTAATCATAGAAAATGCCTCCCAACACATCTCCAACGGCTCTACAATCTTAACTTATGGCTGCTCTAAAGTTCTAtgcgacttcttcttgtatAACGCCACAGAACTAGGCAAGGACTTCCAGGTTATCGTCGTTGATTCTAGACCACTTTTCGAGGGCCGCAAGATGACTGACATTTTACGAAACCATGGCCTCAAGGTGATGTACGTCCTAATCACAAGCTTGGGTACTGTTTTCAACATGCACATTGACTACGTTTTCCTCGGCGCCCACTCCATTCTTTCTAATGGCTTCTTATACTCAAGAGTTGGCACTGCTATGTTAGCAATGAGTGCCAAAAGGAGAAATATTCCGGTATTGGTGTGCTGCGAaagtttgaagttttcgCAAAGAGTGCAGTTGGATAGTGTTACCTCCAATGAGTTAGCTGACCCTAACGACTTAGTAGTAATTGATTCAAACAATCCTGTTAAGAGGCGTAGCAACAAGGGCTTCCTCTTGCAACAATTTATCAAAGAGCGCGAGATTGAGATTGCAAACTCAACTCAGgatcaaaagaagagcggTAAAGGCCCAGCTAGCTCCCCGCCAGTTTCAAAGACCTTCGAGGAAAACAAACCAATCCTCGCAGACTGGCAGACCTCTCCAAAActcaacatcttcaacatcatGTATGATTTGACGCCGCCTGagtacatcaagaaggttaTCACCGAATTTGGAGCCTTACCTCCTTCATCCGTTCCTGTAATCCTCAGAGAATACAAGGGTTCAGCATAG
- the MRPL51 gene encoding mitochondrial 54S ribosomal protein mL43 (highly similar to uniprot|Q06090 Saccharomyces cerevisiae YPR100W MRPL51 Mitochondrial ribosomal protein of the large subunit): MVVRALKQTSIARNGLGANYILPCKKVILQYCNWGGSSQGMRDFLTSKRLDILAKKYPQIEFNVLRKSGHPLVRAQYTNGREKVVCVRNLNIDNVENKLKLLKDSSGEILRHRVSNDYVDSLNTSVRGVWSPMHVDPSQRHKV; the protein is encoded by the coding sequence ATGGTGGtcagagctttgaagcaaaCATCTATTGCCAGAAATGGTTTGGGAGCTAATTACATACTTCCATGCAAAAAGGTTATCCTGCAATATTGCAACTGGGGAGGATCTTCGCAGGGTATGAGAGACTTTCTTACAAGCAAGAGGCTGGATATCTTGGCCAAGAAGTATCCTCAAATTGAATTTAACGTATTGAGGAAGTCAGGGCATCCCCTCGTACGCGCGCAGTACACCAACGGTAGGGAAAAAGTTGTCTGCGTGAGGAATCTAAACATAGACAACGTGGAGAACAAActcaagctgctgaaagaCTCATCTGGCGAGATTCTGCGCCACCGCGTTTCCAACGACTACGTGGACTCTTTGAACACAAGTGTGAGGGGCGTATGGTCGCCAATGCATGTGGATCCTTCTCAGAGGCACAAGGTATAG
- the TMH18 gene encoding Tmh18p (similar to uniprot|Q06089 Saccharomyces cerevisiae YPR098C Hypothetical ORF), with the protein MHSISPLILGLTAPMPLQAGPLISLITASLSGCLNLLWLLPWTRRVKEERQKVAKELSGEELEAKDAPLRKEFGKSHGMSLLFNLTHVVGLAAYGFYLAKGLIRYVPK; encoded by the coding sequence ATGCATTCGATATCTCCGCTGATCCTGGGGCTTACAGCTCCAATGCCATTACAGGCGGGACCGCTAATCTCGCTGATCACAGCTTCTTTAAGCGGATGTCTCAACCTGCTTTGGCTTCTGCCCTGGACGCGTAGAGTCAAGGAGGAGAGACAGAAAGTTGCCAAGGAGTTGTCGGgcgaagaacttgaagcaaaagaCGCTCCCCTAAGAAAAGAGTTTGGCAAGTCGCACGGAATGAGCCTTCTGTTCAACCTTACCCATGTTGTTGGGCTTGCTGCATATGGATTCTACCTAGCCAAAGGGTTGATCCGCTACGTGCCCAAGTAA
- the TOM20 gene encoding TOM complex receptor protein TOM20 (similar to uniprot|P35180 Saccharomyces cerevisiae YGR082W TOM20 Translocase of Outer Mitochondrial membrane): MSQQPGSIARILAVTGLTATVAIAGYAAYFDYQRRNNPDFRKSLKRKLKKHAEEEKQAKERAKQQKLAHVGEYLTAELAKDPVSTDPTQREAVFTSNVELGERLASVAGNELESALKFYKALSVYPNPADLLGIYQRSVPEAVYEYIVLMIAIMPPVNVSTFLSGGAQGGPAAVAQAMAGQAGNTGAGVGEIDE; this comes from the coding sequence ATGTCTCAACAGCCAGGAAGTATTGCCCGTATTTTGGCCGTGACCGGCCTAACTGCAACCGTTGCAATTGCCGGATACGCCGCCTACTTTGACTACCAAAGAAGGAACAACCCTGATTTcagaaagagcttgaagcgcaaactgaaaaagcatgccgaggaagagaagcaagCGAAGGAGAGAGCGAAGCAACAGAAACTGGCGCATGTTGGAGAGTACTTGACCGCGGAGCTGGCCAAGGACCCTGTCTCTACAGATCCTACTCAGAGAGAAGCTGTTTTCACGTCAAACGTCGAACTCGGAGAAAGATTGGCCAGCGTAGCCGGCAACGAGCTGGAGTCGGCCTTGAAGTTCTACAAGGCCCTCAGCGTGTACCCTAACCCAGCCGATCTCTTGGGCATTTACCAGAGAAGTGTTCCAGAGGCTGTGTACGAATACATCGTGCTAATGATTGCGATTATGCCTCCTGTGAACGTGTCAACGTTTCTAAGTGGCGGCGCGCAAGGTggacctgctgctgttgcccAGGCCATGGCCGGGCAGGCGGGCAACACGGGTGCCGGCGTAGGTGAGATTGACGAATAA
- the SLX9 gene encoding Slx9p (similar to uniprot|P53251 Saccharomyces cerevisiae YGR081C) codes for MVAKKRSQLRAKAALRLGRSKDEDDSEPTSIDLPEDPKAFLHLPRESKKDKMMSKSQSFLSKLHENTSINGAISKSAIRRRKRKLRDQLKPKMEDLLVSLEKDGVTEALEIPGSEEEGSTRDSTERKTTRITRPPPTPSTGSVIMRKNQPSIRNQRGAKQLAQKESDRFQSVLQNKQFQQDPFAALKEVIKMQKS; via the coding sequence ATGGTagcaaaaaaaaggagCCAGCTGAGGGCGAAGGCAGCGCTCAGACTGGGTCGTTCtaaagatgaagacgattCAGAGCCCACAAGTATTGACTTGCCAGAGGATCCTAAGGCATTTTTGCATCTGCCTCGCGAAtcgaagaaggacaaaATGATGAGTAAATCACAATCCTTTCTCTCCAAGCTCCATGAGAACACATCTATAAACGGTGCAATTTCTAAATCGGCTATCCGGCGCCGTAAGCGTAAGTTGAGAGACCAGCTGAAGCCCAAGATGGAGGACCTGTTGGTGTCGCTTGAAAAGGACGGAGTGACAGAAGCGCTGGAAATCCCAGGgagcgaagaagaaggcaGCACACGCGACTCCACAGAGCGGAAGACTACAAGGATAACACGTCCCCCACCAACTCCCAGCACAGGCTCTGTGATCATGAGAAAAAATCAGCCAAGCATAAGAAACCAGCGTGGTGCAAAGCAGCTTGCGCAGAAGGAGTCCGATAGGTTCCAAAGCGTTCTACAGAACAAGCAGTTTCAGCAGGACCCTTTCGCCgctctcaaagaagtcATTAAAATGCAGAAGAGCTAG
- the LEC1 gene encoding Lec1p (similar to uniprot|Q06839 Saccharomyces cerevisiae YPR097W mitochondrial protein), translating into MTLDLTPAEEHYLKRELLKQELVREIEGLDDPKALRRFGYPFSAEDPRSAHSKKKLIRRLKRSKASETESDSESNEDQGSEFPLLSHFLQHFVMKLPLLAKDLVNKEDFWQEKVQLFFEHFMEQQFSSSFDREELTKRKRLATKLSKMVLLMYNSGIGCKKEVEYFEQDKFELEGSKRPLKQQKLDQFVMPSKESLRYLLTEEPYYINGWDFNVMAAVSHKTLNPEPPAKAKASSSSGSKWMKTPAFLSPSSLTSPSKFFSRLTMTDSSSEKGEYIFVTRIRQEGAEDAWFINKKYSDFKRLVSDLNKEFPGKELPKLPHQSKVGVSSTTSFEAPSDKSNTSQPSTPREKIVSTFSEEASSLEAMPDEALIRGGDDDDDFQDAAETVTKHLPREKLRTSLRKFLRVLVEDNEVAQGVSLKKFVRGSKLEYAALPPPVLQDMKSREAVDVVNLENQIVFQKLAFEQTLQLQNAMKEFKTSVLEDEDYLLKLFQEIKVKDCVEQLSPALKGFMGWCRINLSATIYQTFLGNDGGYELFTQVKRLHRLLPYTVMIQILKITNPMAIMKGMMDLFMARPFGGNSLLQNMFSSVLSDDLKSQLKLAKELEESAARESNFGSEVSKVLASAIFDNEDGKLLDMQAVHDEAVEMNMPLAIVLAMKCNEKGYLSHDALGELIESYSLWKTQENTTSEALFKTDSSTSIEDVPGLYFSHIKSLLQIYIRERDKRLMKQIWQDPELSQLLKSIVALFYEPMVRIFRVSRMDVAFRNFERFMNDLVSLLDGVINGRNSFSTSFNVVDAINKLVEKHENSLYQFIHEICMHDTEKTFEGMITYLTSIVKFLQKSKYGQTDRLDLSELANGGVAQGLDTALLKKQLAELVSSKEESRKLYQKLVDAKTSSPDKKSENLKEAMERKWKESNEAALPETVTELGLQDGDLVDLDLDVGDYAYLDEEEQEALQQEHREILDKKVDLSEVSKMVDVVFKDKLKEILKV; encoded by the coding sequence ATGACTCTGGATCTGACTCCCGCGGAGGAGCACTACCTCAAGAGAGAGCTTCTAAAGCAGGAGCTCGTACGGGAAATTGAAGGCCTGGATGATCCGAAGGCTCTTCGAAGGTTCGGATACCCTTTTTCTGCTGAGGACCCCCGCTCTGCGcactccaagaagaagctcattCGCCGCTTGAAACGATCAAAAGCCTCTGAGACAGAGAGCGATTCGGAGAGTAATGAAGACCAGGGCTCTGAGTTTCCGCTGTTGAGCCATTTTCTCCAGCATTTTGTGATGAAGCTGCCACTGCTAGCAAAGGACCTGGTCAACAAGGAGGACTTCTGGCAGGAGAAAGTCCAGTTATTCTTCGAACACTTTATGGAACAGCAATTCAGCTCCAGTTTCGACCGTGAGGAGCTCacaaagagaaagaggcTTGCCACGAAGTTGTCAAAAATGGTACTATTGATGTACAATTCTGGCATAGGCTGCAAAAAAGAAGTAGAGTACTTTGAGCAGGACAAGTTCGAGCTGGAAGGCTCGAAGAGACCTCTGAAGCAACAGAAACTGGATCAATTTGTTATGCCTTCAAAGGAGAGTTTGAGATATCTTCTTACCGAGGAGCCGTATTATATAAACGGTTGGGACTTCAACGTGATGGCGGCGGTCAGCCACAAAACATTGAATCCTGAACCTCCGGCTAAAGCGAAGGCTTCATCCAGTTCTGGTTCAAAATGGATGAAAACACCAGCGTTTCTTTCTCCTAGCTCCCTAACTTCACCCtcaaagttcttttcaaggctcACAATGACCGATTCCTCTTCTGAAAAAGGCGAGTATATCTTTGTTACGCGAATCAGACAAGAGGGTGCTGAGGATGCATGGTttatcaacaagaagtacTCCGACTTCAAACGTCTTGTTTCCGATCTAAACAAAGAATTCCCTGGCAAGGAGCTGCCAAAGCTGCCGCACCAGAGCAAAGTTGGTGTATCATCGACTACTTCCTTTGAGGCACCCTCTGACAAGAGTAATACAAGTCAACCGTCGACTCCTCGTGAGAAAATTGTCTCCACGTTCAGCGAAGAAGCATCATCTCTTGAGGCGATGCCTGACGAAGCATTAATCCGAGGCGgtgatgacgatgatgacTTTCAAGACGCAGCAGAAACTGTGACAAAGCACCTGCCCAGGGAGAAATTAAGGACATCCCTGCgaaagtttttgagagtcTTGGTTGAGGACAACGAGGTCGCACAAGGTGTCTCCCTAAAGAAATTTGTTCGGGGATCTAAGCTCGAGTATGCAGCGCTTCCGCCTCCAGTTTTGCAGGACATGAAAAGTAGAGAGGCTGTTGATGTTGTCAACCTGGAAAACCAAATTGTGTTCCAGAAACTAGCTTTCGAGCAAACGCTTCAACTGCAAAACGCGATGAAAGAATTCAAAACCTCTGTATTGGAAGATGAGGACTATTTGTTGAAACTCTTTCAGGAGATTAAAGTCAAGGACTGCGTGGAACAGCTTTCGCCCGCATTGAAAGGCTTTATGGGCTGGTGTAGGATCAATTTGTCCGCCACAATATACCAAACGTTTTTGGGTAACGACGGCGGTTATGAGCTATTTACGCAGGTTAAAAGGCTGCACAGGCTGCTTCCATATACTGTGATGATACAAATCCTTAAAATCACGAACCCGATGGCTATAATGAAGGGTATGATGGATTTGTTCATGGCCCGTCCTTTTGGCGGAAACTCTCTGTTACAGAACATGTTCTCTTCTGTTTTGAGCGATGACCTGAAATCTCAACTCAAACTGGCAAAGGAATTGGAAGAGTCCGCAGCCAGAGAGAGCAATTTTGGTTCTGAAGTTTCTAAGGTACTTGCTTCGGCTATTTTTGATAATGAAGACggaaagcttcttgacaTGCAAGCAGTTCATGATGAAGCGGTCGAGATGAACATGCCTTTAGCCATTGTTCTTGCTATGAAGTGTAACGAGAAAGGTTACTTGTCCCATGACGCGTTAGGCGAACTGATCGAATCATATTCCTTGTGGAAGACCCAAGAAAACACAACTAGCGAAGCATTGTTCAAAACAGATTCTTCGACTTCGATTGAAGATGTCCCAGGCCTTTATTTTTCACACATTAAGAGTCTGCTGCAAATATATATTCGCGAGCGTGACAAGAGGTTAATGAAGCAGATATGGCAGGACCCTGAACTATCccagttgttgaagtctATCGTTGCGTTATTTTATGAGCCAATGGTGAGAATATTCCGGGTTTCAAGAATGGACGTTGCCTTCAggaattttgaaaggtttATGAACGACCTTGTTTCGTTATTGGATGGCGTTATAAATGGACGAAACTccttctcaacaagcttcaaTGTTGTAGACGCAATCAACAAACTAGTTGAGAAGCATGAGAACTCGTTGTATCAGTTCATTCATGAGATTTGCATGCATGATACTGAAAAGACGTTTGAGGGTATGATAACATACTTGACGTCGATCGTTAAGTTTCTGCAGAAGAGCAAATACGGCCAAACAGACAGACTAGATCTGAGCGAATTAGCAAATGGGGGCGTTGCGCAAGGTCTCGATACTGCGCTGTTAAAGAAGCAGCTGGCTGAACTCGTgagcagcaaagaagaatcTCGCAAACTGTATCAGAAACTGGTCGATGCCAAGACGTCTAGCCCTGATAAAAAGAGtgaaaatctcaaagaGGCAATGGAGCGCAAGTGGAAGGAATCAAACGAGGCGGCTTTGCCAGAGACTGTTACGGAACTGGGGCTGCAAGATGGTGATCTAGTCGACTTAGACCTCGACGTGGGGGATTATGCGTATctggatgaagaggaacaggaagctcttcagcaggAGCATCGCGAAATTTTGgacaaaaaagttgatttGAGTGAGGTCTCCAAAATGGTGGACGTTGTCTTCAAGGATAAGCTCAAGGAAATACTGAAAGTATAG
- the SYT1 gene encoding Arf family guanine nucleotide exchange factor SYT1 (some similarities with uniprot|Q06836 Saccharomyces cerevisiae YPR095C SYT1 Suppressor of Ypt3) produces the protein MNHALAEIFKSRLFHADHKRRTKDHAESTEVPINTAEPQQQPDNPRILKSIEEEERPLAESGASDDGSEESSHSGKGPGSNKFRSLRKRITSFPDLRFRSASSLSSASEGSLAGLSDKQQIAGSAKSPAKKWINGRAADRRVSSSPHLNLSEKPPIINITNDTGVSFEEESLKVPRKSSSEKRLSSTSITRISTASSAGSSIFARQPRRVLIRSNSDNCQPKKVSPLTPYSNPSPFATTLDEAPVSGITRRRSRTVGASDYGKTNISLHTGLSGGRVGSDSNLREQAVTEGSVCTSAASRPTHLRQHSSSRVSTTTSRRSSSLVNAISNFVSLRSPSVSSRNSLQKAVIDLEDLPKPPTPNENDTPETYLRSLGGFGKYLAVILASDDSGFKIDCLDIFLENEFDFHLEPLDISLRKLLMFLELPKESQQIDRVLTAFSKSYYKQNNKVCIWDTDEDVYSIVFSLLMLHTDAFNVNNKTKMTKQDFVKLMRADAESGGSFTPKEILEYFYDNVTSKEFSKNDYLIYGSEDEIEENYFQNSETGYSPKEIIQNRLLISCASTPLSPAGFSSSGYSLSPYKASSPYSNSTSLGGTSSKHESLDIYYHIASNTLASVTLGAQLKCLPLSEELQKDDELSSTQYAKYLSVIKETKGGYLRLRKAHLESLFEANLEVISPAKEGDDYQYLKIVQMGNLEELVTNRKFSLVGSVNRRVWKRQFGILTTSCLFLFNSMDWVEPQLLVDSTTKISNYIIDCPPQLQINHKFGCNGLFATSINHVPTIEGNAAGGVVIGHSEMYVYSGSKRFVFSCPNDSDRQKWIDSINVAAAFDGCFIEVSAIPDTVVTMRKATVAEKIQKLQGNGFQREERLRRLQSLIAFVHQSIPLNSKIRTALAEYLSQLEKRLDWQLYEIRRNDVYSKILKELGPAPEDNSSQCDTSADQSFAFSEDLERCPTNYSTEHLSDSSINLSGIMGEFR, from the coding sequence ATGAATCACGCCCTTGCAGAAATATTCAAATCTCGGCTATTTCATGCTGAtcacaaaagaagaacgaAAGATCATGCTGAATCTACAGAAGTGCCTATCAACACGGCCGAaccgcagcagcagccagATAATCCCCGCATTCTCAAGTcaattgaggaagaggagcgTCCCCTTGCCGAGTCTGGCGCTTCCGACGATGGGTCGGAAGAGTCCAGCCACAGTGGTAAAGGACCAGGAAGTAACAAATTCCgcagtttgagaaaaagaatAACGAGTTTCCCAGACCTGCGATTCCGATCGGCTTCCAGCTTGTCAAGCGCGTCAGAAGGCAGCTTGGCAGGCCTTTCAGACAAGCAGCAAATAGCTGGAAGCGCAAAATCGCCAGCTAAGAAGTGGATAAACGGTCGGGCTGCCGACCGAAGGGTCTCTTCTTCCCCGCATTTGAACCTTAGCGAGAAGCCACCAATCATAAACATCACGAACGACACCGGGGTTTCgtttgaagaagagtcgCTCAAGGTACCTCGGAAAAGCTCCTCAGAGAAGCGGTTGAGTTCTACTAGCATTACGAGGATTAGCACCGCGTCTTCTGCGGGCTCCTCCATTTTTGCTCGGCAGCCTAGGAGAGTCTTGATACGGTCGAATTCCGACAATTGCCAACCAAAAAAGGTCAGCCCGCTCACCCCGTATTCTAACCCCTCTCCATTCGCGACTACGCTAGATGAAGCTCCGGTCTCTGGAATCACAAGAAGGCGTAGCAGAACCGTTGGCGCCTCAGATTAcggaaaaacaaatatctCGCTTCATACAGGACTGAGTGGTGGCAGGGTCGGCTCCGACAGCAATCTGAGGGAACAAGCTGTGACCGAGGGGTCTGTTTGTACGTCAGCTGCTTCACGCCCAACTCACCTACGGCAACACAGCTCTTCTCGGGtgtcaacaacaacctcaagaagaagcagttCACTGGTCAATGCGATCAGCAACTTTGTTTCCTTACGCTCCCCAAGTGTTTCCAGCAGAAACTCTTTGCAGAAGGCGGTCATTGACCTTGAGGATCTCCCCAAACCTCCTACGCCAAATGAAAACGACACGCCTGAGACCTACCTCAGAAGTTTAGGAGgctttggaaaatattTAGCAGTTATCCTAGCCAGCGACGACAGCGGTTTTAAGATTGATTGCCTAGATATATTCCTAGAAAATGAATTTGATTTCCATCTCGAGCCACTCGATATCTCCTTGCGGAAGCTGCTCATGTTCCTTGAGCTCCCAAAAGAGAGCCAGCAGATTGACAGAGTGCTAACGGCATTCAGCAAGTCTTACTACAAGCAAAATAATAAAGTTTGCATTTGGGATACTGACGAGGACGTTTATTCCATTGTCTTCTCATTGTTGATGTTACACACAGATGCATTTAACGTTAATAACAAGACAAAAATGACAAAGCAGGACTTTGTCAAACTTATGCGGGCTGATGCCGAGTCTGGAGGTTCTTTCACTCCAAAAGAGATACTAGAATACTTCTATGATAATGTCACATCAAAAGAATTCTCCAAGAACGACTACCTGATATATGGCTCGGAGGATGAGATCGAGGAAAATTACTTCCAAAATTCCGAGACAGGGTATTCTCCCAAAGAGATTATTCAAAATCGCCTGTTGATCTCTTGCGCAAGCACTCCATTGAGTCCGGCAGGCTTTTCATCCAGTGGATATAGCCTTTCTCCATACAAAGCATCAAGCCCTTACAGCAATTCAACATCCCTGGGTGGCACATCTTCAAAGCACGAAAGTCTCGATATTTATTACCACATTGCAAGTAATACACTGGCATCTGTGACGCTAGGGGCTCAGCTCAAGTGTCTACCTTTGagtgaagagcttcaaaaagatgatgAGCTTTCGAGCACACAATACGCGAAGTATTTATCAGTTATTAAAGAGACCAAGGGAGGATATCTAAGGCTTCGGAAGGCACACCTAGAGTCATTATTTGAAGCCAACCTTGAAGTGATATCGCCCGCCAAAGAAGGCGACGATTACCAATATCTTAAAATTGTACAAATGGGGAATCTAGAGGAGCTCGTGACCAACCGTAAGTTTTCATTAGTTGGCAGCGTGAATCGCCGAGTTTGGAAGCGCCAGTTTGGCATCCTCACAACTTCGTGTCTatttcttttcaacagcatGGATTGGGTAGAGCCTCAGCTTTTGGTTGATAGTACAACAAAAATATCGAACTATATCATAGATTGCCCCCCGCAATTGCAGATCAATCACAAGTTTGGTTGCAACGGTTTATTTGCAACAAGTATAAATCACGTCCCTACTATAGAAGGAAacgctgctggcggtgTGGTCATAGGTCATTCGGAGATGTATGTCTACAGCGGCAGTAAGAGATTTGTTTTTTCCTGTCCTAACGACAGCGACCGGCAAAAGTGGATTGATTCTATCAATGTGGCAGCAGCGTTTGACGGGTGCTTTATAGAGGTCAGTGCGATCCCGGATACCGTTGTAACCATGCGAAAGGCCACCGTCGCCGAAAAgatccaaaagcttcaggGAAAtggctttcaaagagaagagcgACTAAGAAGACTTCAATCCCTTATTGCCTTTGTTCATCAAAGTATTCCTTTGAACTCGAAAATTAGAACAGCTTTGGCTGAATATCTATCGCAGTTGGAGAAGAGACTTGACTGGCAGCTTTACGAAATCCGCAGAAATGATGTTTACTCAAAAATTCTAAAAGAACTTGGACCGGCGCCAGAAGACAACTCCTCGCAGTGCGACACTTCTGCCGACCAAAGTTTTGCTTTCAGCGAAGACTTAGAGAGGTGCCCGACAAACTATTCCACGGAGCACTTGAGCGATTCCAGTATTAACCTGAGCGGGATCATGGGCGAATTTAGGTAA
- the RDS3 gene encoding U2 snRNP complex subunit RDS3 (highly similar to uniprot|Q06835 Saccharomyces cerevisiae YPR094W RDS3 essential zinc finger protein), which yields MSRHQFDLVMCLKQPGTHIGKLCDKCDGKCPICDSYVRPKSKVRICEQCSFGANWKKCIICGQMGTSDAFYCWECCRLEKNKDGCPKILNVGSNRTDKHFEKKASAD from the coding sequence ATGTCTCGCCACCAATTTGACCTTGTCATGTGTTTGAAGCAACCTGGTACGCACATAGGCAAGTTGTGCGATAAATGTGATGGGAAATGTCCCATTTGTGACTCGTATGTGAGACCAAAGAGTAAAGTGCGCATCTGTGAACAGTGCTCATTTGGAGCTAACTGGAAGAAGTGCATCATATGCGGTCAGATGGGTACCAGCGATGCGTTCTACTGTTGGGAGTGTTGTCggcttgaaaagaacaaggacGGCTGTCCTAAGATTCTCAACGTGGGAAGCAACAGAACTGATAAGCATttcgagaagaaggcttcTGCGGACTAA